One genomic window of Melitaea cinxia chromosome 10, ilMelCinx1.1, whole genome shotgun sequence includes the following:
- the LOC123657205 gene encoding uncharacterized protein LOC123657205, with the protein MDARTLSIFFLLLTPVVIESWQTLDSRSSRELKRSIHYHSKRHMLPRDTERKRRITTPIPKELRKKPTGYLKPLREDDIENDEVVSVAIGPPAMRPKYDKFLRQPPNTLNQTTNVKVTAASNLIKDVLIQMGREFLTRQVNENFVFGQYVGNSMRNLTSNLRLKMQHEILDLILKYQRINRGDENLVLTTKPTDDKISIPILKENKTEKKNTNDTEDTWPDFTNLAKIVG; encoded by the exons ATGGACGCAAGAACTTTGTCCATTTTCTTTTTACTTCTAACGCCGGTTGTTATT GAATCATGGCAAACACTGGACTCCAGATCAAGTCGAGAACTAAAAAGATCTATACACTACCATTCAAAACGACATATGTTGCCCAGGGACACTGAAAGAAAGAGACGCATAACTACGCCAATACCTAAGGAACTTAGGAAGAAg CCAACAGGATATTTAAAACCACTCCGAGAGGATGATATAGAAAATGATGAAGTCGTATCTGTAGCAATAGGACCGCCAGCAATGCGAccaaaatatgataaatttcTTAGACAACCACCCAACACCTTAAATCAAACCACTAACGTTAAAGTCACAGCAGCTTCAAACCTTATCAAAGACGTTTTAATACAAATGGGAAGAGAATTTTTGACACGTCAAGTGAATGAAAATTTTGTGTTTGGACAATACGTAGGCAACTCTATGAGAAATCTGACAAGTAATTTGAGATTAAAAATGCAGCATGAAATTTtagatttgatattaaaataccaAAGAATAAATCGTGGTGACGAAAATTTAGTTCTGACAACAAAACCGACTGATGATAAAATTTCGATTCCTAtattaaaggaaaataaaactgaaaagaaaaatacaaatgaCACTGAAGATACGTGGCCTGATTTTACTAACTTAGCTAAAATAGTTGGctaa